A stretch of Gemmatimonas aurantiaca T-27 DNA encodes these proteins:
- the glgP gene encoding alpha-glucan family phosphorylase produces the protein MTVSVEGSLNPLSPVRPTLPPRLTGLAQLAHNLAWSWNRDARMLFKEIDDTLWQQLRHNPLRLLQLVSAERLAELAEDAQFCARYDRAMQWLAAERSDEHTWYARTFPELRGRPVAYFCAEFGIHNSVPIYSGGLGVLAGDHLKTASDLGVPLVAVGILYRNGYFDQHIRVDGWQEDSDARIDFRSVPLAPLPGRDGARHLVTVNTFGRDIHIRVWKMQVGRVPVYLLDSDLEENHPDDRPLLSKLYSGGPAMRLRQEWLLGVGGVRALRALGIAPAAWHANEGHAAFMMVERVRELCAEGVPYADAVKRVRNASVFTTHTPVPAGHDHFATNDVLRCAEGEATWSDMGIAQEDFARIGYHPESGSGVYHMTSASMRLSRRVNAVSRRHGIVTREMSRSMWNGRDAEQVPIGHVTNGVHLATWMANPIMKLLDEHLGTAWGHSNDPALWEQILTLDDEKLWFTHQRLKHTLMRRVREEARRAFAQGGLEATQLVGAGTLLDPHVLTIGFARRFATYKRADLIFRDVERLRALVTNSSRPVQIVFAGKAHPADNPGKQVLQNVYQFTRDPRFEGRVAFIEDYGMHLAHLLVQGVDLWLNLPRVPLEASGTSGMKAALNGVPQLSTIDGWWEEGYEGNNGWSIEPEVDSDEGSSTARRLYELLEQEVVPRYYDRDKSELPRRWLLMMKHAVRVAGQQFTARRMVEQYARGYYAPSILGDALPDDPPTA, from the coding sequence ATGACCGTGTCCGTTGAAGGCTCCCTGAATCCGCTGTCCCCCGTCCGCCCCACGCTGCCGCCACGCCTCACGGGGCTTGCCCAGCTCGCGCACAACCTCGCGTGGAGCTGGAACCGCGATGCGCGGATGCTCTTCAAGGAGATCGACGACACCCTGTGGCAACAGTTGCGTCACAATCCGCTGCGCCTGCTGCAACTCGTCTCGGCCGAACGATTGGCTGAACTGGCCGAAGACGCGCAGTTCTGCGCCCGGTACGATCGCGCCATGCAGTGGCTGGCCGCCGAACGGTCGGACGAACATACCTGGTATGCCCGCACCTTCCCGGAGCTCCGTGGACGCCCGGTGGCGTACTTCTGCGCCGAATTCGGCATTCACAACTCCGTGCCGATCTACTCGGGCGGACTCGGCGTGCTCGCCGGGGACCACCTCAAGACGGCCTCCGATCTCGGTGTGCCGCTGGTGGCGGTGGGCATCCTGTACCGCAATGGCTACTTCGACCAGCACATTCGGGTAGACGGCTGGCAGGAAGACTCCGACGCCCGCATCGATTTCCGCTCGGTGCCCCTGGCGCCGCTCCCGGGACGCGATGGGGCTCGTCATCTCGTCACGGTGAATACCTTCGGCCGCGACATTCACATTCGCGTGTGGAAGATGCAGGTCGGTCGTGTGCCGGTGTACCTGCTCGATTCCGACCTCGAGGAGAACCATCCGGACGATCGGCCCCTGCTCTCGAAGCTGTATTCGGGTGGTCCGGCCATGCGCCTCCGCCAGGAATGGCTGCTCGGGGTGGGCGGCGTGCGCGCGCTCCGTGCGCTCGGCATCGCGCCGGCGGCCTGGCACGCCAACGAAGGCCACGCGGCGTTCATGATGGTGGAGCGCGTCCGCGAGCTGTGTGCGGAAGGCGTGCCCTATGCCGATGCCGTCAAGCGCGTGCGCAACGCCAGTGTGTTCACCACGCACACCCCCGTGCCGGCCGGCCACGATCACTTCGCCACCAACGACGTGTTGCGCTGTGCCGAAGGCGAGGCCACCTGGTCCGACATGGGGATCGCGCAGGAAGATTTCGCCCGCATCGGCTATCACCCCGAGTCGGGTTCGGGTGTGTACCACATGACATCGGCATCCATGCGCCTCTCGCGGCGGGTGAATGCCGTGTCCCGTCGCCATGGTATCGTCACGCGGGAGATGAGCCGCTCGATGTGGAACGGTCGTGATGCCGAGCAGGTGCCGATCGGACATGTCACCAATGGCGTGCATCTGGCCACCTGGATGGCCAACCCGATCATGAAGCTGCTCGACGAGCACCTCGGAACGGCGTGGGGACACAGCAACGACCCGGCATTGTGGGAGCAGATTCTCACGCTCGACGACGAGAAGCTCTGGTTCACCCACCAGCGTCTCAAGCACACCCTCATGCGCCGGGTGCGTGAAGAGGCCCGCCGCGCGTTCGCGCAGGGTGGTCTCGAAGCGACCCAGCTCGTCGGTGCCGGCACGCTGCTCGATCCGCATGTGCTCACCATCGGTTTTGCGCGCCGTTTTGCCACATACAAGCGGGCCGATCTGATCTTCCGTGACGTGGAGCGTTTGCGCGCACTCGTGACCAATTCGTCGCGCCCCGTGCAGATCGTCTTCGCCGGCAAGGCACATCCGGCCGACAATCCGGGCAAGCAGGTACTGCAGAACGTCTATCAGTTCACGCGTGATCCACGTTTCGAAGGACGCGTGGCGTTCATCGAAGACTACGGCATGCACCTCGCTCACCTGCTGGTGCAGGGCGTGGATCTGTGGCTCAACCTGCCCCGTGTGCCACTCGAAGCGTCGGGCACCAGCGGTATGAAGGCCGCACTCAACGGCGTGCCCCAACTCTCCACCATCGATGGCTGGTGGGAAGAAGGCTACGAAGGCAACAACGGTTGGTCCATCGAACCCGAAGTGGACAGCGATGAAGGCTCCAGCACGGCACGCCGCTTGTACGAACTGCTCGAACAGGAAGTCGTACCACGCTATTACGACCGCGACAAGAGCGAGCTGCCGCGCCGTTGGCTGCTCATGATGAAGCACGCGGTGCGGGTGGCCGGCCAGCAGTTCACGGCACGCCGCATGGTGGAGCAGTACGCCCGCGGCTACTACGCGCCCTCCATTCTCGGCGATGCACTTCCTGACGATCCGCCAACGGCGTGA
- a CDS encoding gamma-glutamyl-gamma-aminobutyrate hydrolase family protein: protein MSQSYHAYRPTIGLTTQTLHSIDGIPPALPSSWVMNQRYFVAATMAGAVPWMIPLLDDDLPTLREIYERLDGLLIPGGVDINPAEYGEAVRPECGNLDPARDRVELQLVRWAIEDGKPVLGLCRGLQIINVAQGGTMWQDLASQNPSFHKHDFFPTAGYERDHFAHEVDVVPETRLSQLLESTRCPVNSMHHQGVKELGRDLVVSARADDGLTEAIEGVSDSFLVGVQWHPEVFEMADPHTRHLFAGFIRAAVDWSTANNTSRSGVEG from the coding sequence ATGTCCCAGTCGTACCATGCGTATCGCCCGACCATCGGGCTGACGACCCAGACACTGCACTCGATCGACGGCATTCCGCCGGCGTTGCCTTCATCGTGGGTGATGAACCAGCGGTACTTCGTGGCTGCCACGATGGCGGGCGCTGTACCCTGGATGATTCCACTACTCGATGATGATCTGCCGACACTGCGCGAGATCTACGAGCGGTTGGACGGTTTGTTGATCCCCGGCGGTGTGGATATCAACCCGGCGGAATACGGCGAAGCGGTGCGCCCGGAGTGTGGAAATCTCGATCCGGCGCGTGATCGAGTGGAGCTGCAACTGGTGCGTTGGGCCATTGAAGATGGCAAGCCGGTCCTGGGTCTCTGCCGTGGTCTGCAGATCATCAACGTGGCGCAGGGCGGCACGATGTGGCAGGATCTGGCGTCACAAAACCCGTCTTTCCACAAGCACGATTTCTTCCCAACGGCCGGCTATGAGCGCGATCATTTCGCGCATGAAGTTGATGTCGTACCGGAAACGCGCTTGTCACAACTGCTCGAATCCACACGGTGCCCGGTGAACAGCATGCATCATCAGGGGGTCAAGGAACTCGGGCGTGACCTGGTGGTGTCGGCGCGGGCTGATGATGGACTGACGGAGGCGATCGAGGGAGTGAGCGACAGCTTTCTCGTTGGCGTGCAGTGGCATCCTGAAGTGTTCGAGATGGCGGACCCTCACACCCGGCATCTCTTTGCGGGCTTCATCCGGGCTGCCGTGGACTGGTCAACCGCCAACAACACGTCCCGCTCGGGCGTGGAGGGATGA
- the thrA gene encoding bifunctional aspartate kinase/homoserine dehydrogenase I, whose protein sequence is MPARSSTRSAGRSSTGRSTAVEVFKFGGASLADAAAVRHAIDLILAPRPTRVVNVVSALAGVTDALLAIATAAREGDVKAVDVAVDRLHARHVAVGNEVLPNIRARTALQRELDEAFDELRMLAHGVASLRELTPRTRDFLVARGEQLSARIVVAGLVSRKAKAQYVEAAEIIQTDGVFGNAFPDLAATDRLVRARLRPLVRRKVIPVIPGFVGGGEGGALVTLGRGGSDLTATVLGRSLKAERITLWKDVPGLMTTDPRLVPTARIVPQLNVREAAELAYYGAKVLHPRALIPLTRVRVPVFVRPFADPEAPGTEISVRHTLQRYPVKALSIVRSQALITVTGNGMLGVPGIAARTFAALQQAGISVTLISQASSEHSICLCVPSERGRDAKIALERAFALELSRRELEGMDAQTGMATLAVVGLGMAGSPGIASRMFTSLSRAGVNIVAIAQGSSELNISVVIAERDAEAAARAVHDEFQLDKIGGGGVRRDDRLDVVLLGVGQIGRELLRMLPRSRRRVRPTVVGLIDRSGFVFEPDGLSPRQLASAVALKSAGKPLASLAHARKASASEAVQWIATHALARPVLVDVTADDTLPAIRKALAADMDIVLANKKPLSAPRAEVAALRALAKQHGARILHETTVGAGLPVMDSYAKLVETGDKVLRVEGCTSGTLGFLLTEIGKGRPFSDALRDAMARGYTEPDPRDDLSGMDVARKALILARLIGFDGDLTDVTVESLVPEAYRHMPVAKFKATLADQDKLWASRQAAAVKQGRALRYVLRATPRKVVVGLQAVPLSHPLAGLRGTDNQIVFTTKRYKEHPLVITGPGAGPAVTAAGVLNDILQLTPA, encoded by the coding sequence ATGCCTGCGCGTTCATCCACGCGGTCAGCCGGTCGTTCGTCGACCGGTCGATCGACCGCTGTCGAGGTCTTCAAGTTCGGCGGTGCCTCGCTCGCCGATGCGGCGGCCGTCCGTCATGCCATTGACCTGATTCTCGCGCCGCGTCCGACGCGGGTCGTGAATGTGGTGTCGGCCCTGGCCGGGGTGACCGACGCCTTGCTGGCGATCGCGACCGCAGCGCGGGAAGGCGATGTGAAGGCGGTGGATGTGGCCGTGGATCGGTTGCATGCGCGCCATGTCGCAGTGGGCAACGAGGTGCTGCCCAATATCCGCGCCCGCACGGCCTTGCAGCGGGAGCTGGACGAAGCCTTTGATGAGCTGCGGATGCTCGCGCACGGGGTGGCCAGCCTCAGGGAATTGACGCCCCGTACCCGTGATTTCCTGGTGGCCCGCGGTGAACAGCTATCGGCACGTATCGTCGTGGCTGGTCTCGTGTCGCGGAAAGCCAAAGCGCAGTACGTGGAGGCGGCCGAGATCATCCAGACCGATGGTGTGTTCGGCAACGCATTCCCCGACCTGGCGGCCACCGATCGTCTGGTGCGGGCGCGTTTGCGTCCGTTGGTACGACGCAAGGTCATTCCGGTTATTCCGGGCTTTGTGGGCGGTGGCGAAGGGGGGGCGCTGGTCACGCTGGGCCGCGGTGGCAGTGACCTTACGGCCACCGTGTTGGGTCGCTCGCTCAAGGCCGAGCGCATCACGCTCTGGAAAGACGTGCCCGGGCTGATGACCACCGATCCCCGTCTGGTGCCCACGGCGCGCATCGTGCCGCAGCTCAATGTGCGCGAAGCGGCCGAGTTGGCGTACTACGGGGCTAAGGTCCTACACCCGCGCGCACTGATTCCGCTCACGCGCGTGCGCGTGCCGGTGTTCGTGCGTCCCTTCGCGGACCCCGAGGCACCGGGCACCGAGATTTCGGTGCGTCACACACTGCAGCGTTATCCCGTGAAGGCGCTGAGCATCGTGCGCAGCCAGGCGCTGATCACCGTCACGGGCAACGGCATGCTGGGCGTGCCCGGCATCGCGGCACGAACGTTTGCGGCGCTGCAGCAGGCGGGGATTTCCGTCACGCTCATTTCGCAGGCGTCGTCCGAGCACTCCATCTGTCTGTGCGTGCCGTCGGAGCGCGGGCGTGATGCGAAGATCGCACTCGAGCGGGCCTTTGCGCTGGAGTTGTCGCGTCGTGAACTGGAAGGCATGGACGCGCAGACCGGCATGGCCACGCTCGCCGTTGTGGGTCTTGGCATGGCCGGGTCGCCCGGTATTGCATCGCGCATGTTCACATCGCTCTCACGTGCGGGTGTGAACATCGTGGCCATCGCCCAGGGCTCGTCGGAGCTCAATATCTCGGTGGTGATTGCCGAGCGTGACGCGGAAGCCGCAGCGCGGGCCGTGCACGACGAGTTCCAACTCGACAAGATCGGCGGTGGCGGCGTGCGGCGCGACGACCGTCTCGATGTGGTGCTGCTGGGCGTGGGACAGATCGGTCGGGAGTTGCTGCGCATGCTGCCACGCAGCCGCCGTCGGGTGCGTCCCACCGTGGTGGGGTTGATCGATCGCAGCGGATTTGTGTTCGAGCCCGATGGGCTGTCGCCGCGTCAGTTGGCCAGTGCGGTGGCGCTCAAGTCCGCGGGCAAGCCACTCGCCTCATTGGCGCATGCGCGCAAGGCGTCGGCGTCGGAAGCGGTGCAGTGGATTGCCACGCATGCGCTGGCTCGTCCGGTGCTGGTGGATGTGACGGCCGACGACACGCTGCCCGCCATCCGCAAGGCACTGGCCGCCGACATGGACATCGTGTTGGCCAACAAGAAGCCGTTGTCTGCGCCGCGTGCCGAGGTGGCCGCGTTGCGTGCGTTGGCCAAACAACACGGCGCACGCATTCTGCACGAAACCACCGTGGGTGCTGGTCTGCCGGTGATGGACAGCTACGCCAAGCTCGTGGAGACCGGCGACAAGGTGTTGCGTGTGGAAGGGTGCACGTCGGGCACCCTGGGCTTTCTGCTCACCGAGATCGGCAAGGGACGTCCCTTCAGCGACGCCCTGCGTGATGCGATGGCGCGTGGCTACACCGAACCCGATCCGCGCGACGACCTGTCGGGCATGGATGTGGCGCGCAAGGCGCTGATTCTCGCACGCCTGATCGGCTTCGACGGCGACCTGACCGACGTGACGGTGGAGTCACTCGTGCCGGAGGCGTATCGCCACATGCCAGTGGCGAAGTTCAAGGCCACACTCGCTGATCAGGACAAGCTGTGGGCCAGCCGACAGGCGGCTGCCGTGAAGCAGGGCCGGGCACTGCGCTATGTGTTGCGTGCCACACCGCGCAAAGTGGTGGTGGGTCTGCAGGCTGTTCCGCTCTCACATCCGTTGGCGGGATTGCGTGGCACGGACAACCAGATTGTGTTCACCACGAAGCGTTACAAGGAACACCCGCTGGTGATCACGGGTCCCGGAGCTGGTCCGGCCGTCACCGCCGCCGGTGTGCTCAACGACATTCTTCAGCTGACGCCCGCATGA
- a CDS encoding carboxylate-amine ligase, whose protein sequence is MRTPSLTVGIEEEYQIIDPVTRDLTPGFDALVTSEDAQLADVKAELHQCQVEIGTKVCSSISELRTELVKLRGLVIKAAAQHGLTIASAGTHPFSNWMNQEMTPKERYLGVKAELQDLAHRLLIFGTHVHVGIEDPEFRIDCLNASRYILPHILCLSTSSPFWFGRNTGLHSYRSIVFKNFPRTGVPRILNGWGDYADLVDTLQKTRSIPDGSKVWWDVRPHHHYPTLEFRVCDVNTRVDEAVCIAAILQAVVAKMWKLRRDNLTFRVYASDLIEENKWRAVRWGLGGKLIDFGKKEELPASVLIRELVEWFLDDVLDELGTRKEVEYAYRILEEGSSAQRQLATYARTGDLRAVVDQLIRETAEGVCEPTLGPPLEGHASPIGAMPPSSLVPPSPAARGQTVP, encoded by the coding sequence ATGCGAACGCCAAGCCTGACGGTCGGAATCGAGGAAGAGTATCAGATCATCGATCCGGTCACCCGTGACCTGACGCCCGGCTTCGATGCGCTGGTGACGTCGGAGGACGCCCAGTTGGCGGACGTCAAGGCGGAGCTCCACCAGTGTCAGGTGGAGATCGGCACCAAGGTCTGCAGTTCCATCAGTGAGCTGCGCACCGAGCTGGTGAAGTTGCGCGGGCTGGTGATCAAGGCGGCGGCGCAACACGGACTGACCATCGCGTCGGCTGGCACGCATCCGTTTTCGAACTGGATGAATCAGGAGATGACGCCCAAGGAGCGCTATCTGGGCGTGAAGGCGGAGCTGCAGGATCTGGCCCATCGCCTGCTGATTTTTGGCACGCATGTGCATGTCGGCATTGAAGATCCGGAGTTTCGCATCGACTGCCTCAACGCGTCCCGATACATCCTGCCTCACATTTTGTGCCTGTCCACATCTTCGCCGTTCTGGTTTGGTCGTAACACGGGGCTGCATTCCTATCGCAGCATCGTGTTCAAGAACTTTCCACGTACGGGCGTACCTCGCATCCTGAATGGCTGGGGCGACTACGCCGATCTGGTGGACACGCTACAGAAGACGCGCAGCATCCCCGACGGCTCGAAGGTGTGGTGGGATGTGCGTCCGCATCACCACTACCCGACGCTGGAGTTCCGCGTCTGCGATGTGAACACGCGCGTGGACGAGGCGGTGTGCATTGCGGCCATCCTGCAGGCGGTGGTGGCCAAGATGTGGAAGCTGCGGCGCGACAATCTGACGTTCCGTGTGTACGCCTCGGATCTCATCGAAGAGAACAAGTGGCGGGCGGTGCGTTGGGGGTTGGGCGGCAAGCTGATCGACTTCGGCAAGAAGGAAGAGCTGCCAGCGTCGGTGCTCATCCGCGAACTGGTCGAGTGGTTCCTGGATGACGTGCTCGACGAACTGGGCACGCGCAAGGAAGTGGAGTATGCCTACCGCATCCTGGAAGAAGGCTCGAGCGCGCAGCGGCAGTTGGCGACCTATGCTCGCACGGGCGATCTGCGGGCGGTCGTGGATCAATTGATCCGCGAAACGGCAGAGGGGGTCTGCGAACCCACACTCGGCCCGCCGCTCGAAGGGCACGCATCGCCGATTGGCGCGATGCCGCCGTCATCGCTGGTACCGCCGTCACCGGCGGCGCGGGGGCAGACGGTTCCCTGA
- a CDS encoding glycogen synthase has product MSKPTPALSLSSSAPGSSDDRTARTIVHLTAEYSPYARTGGLAEAVMGLANFQVRGGADVVVFVPLYRTVRDHAPDLAPLGRPIVVDLGFRSEEVRFFREVHPPKGPKVVFVDIPSAFARGGLYGEGGRDYTDNARRFALFSRAVLDAIPRLIAGPVLVHAHDWHTSLALMYMRSYEQLRERYATTPTVLSVHNAGYQGHFPSSVLSECGIPPEVYDFRHLEWYGRVNLLKGGLTFADMVVTVSPTHAQELRTAGGGFGLHEVFQWLGTRFTGITNGIDQSVWDPSQDDQITARFTIDDPANKARCKAALQRSFGLPQRRKMPLFGFTGRLVAQKGLDLLLNSHRVWTLDAQFVFLGAGESRFEQALLALAQARPRHVGVQLDFTDRMEHRLMAGVDIFLMPSQYEPCGLTQLRAQRYGALPVGRRVGGIADTIEDDVTGFLFDEFTPTSFDQGISRALARFSDPAAWAARMRAAMKRDFGWERAAERYASVYQRATERAQQRGASQS; this is encoded by the coding sequence ATGAGCAAGCCGACGCCGGCACTCAGTCTGTCATCATCCGCACCGGGATCCTCCGACGACCGCACGGCGCGCACCATCGTGCATCTGACGGCCGAGTACAGTCCGTATGCTCGCACCGGCGGATTGGCCGAGGCGGTGATGGGACTGGCCAATTTTCAGGTGCGTGGTGGGGCGGATGTGGTGGTGTTTGTCCCGCTGTATCGCACGGTGCGGGATCATGCGCCCGATCTCGCACCACTCGGCCGGCCCATCGTGGTCGATCTCGGATTTCGTAGCGAAGAAGTGCGTTTTTTCCGCGAGGTCCATCCGCCGAAGGGACCGAAGGTCGTGTTCGTCGATATCCCGAGTGCGTTCGCACGCGGCGGGTTGTATGGCGAGGGCGGGCGTGACTACACCGACAATGCACGGCGATTCGCGCTGTTTTCGCGCGCCGTGCTCGATGCGATCCCGCGCCTGATTGCAGGCCCCGTGCTCGTGCACGCTCACGACTGGCACACGTCGCTCGCACTGATGTACATGCGCAGCTACGAGCAATTGCGCGAACGGTATGCCACCACGCCAACGGTGTTGTCGGTGCACAACGCCGGGTATCAGGGGCACTTTCCGTCGTCGGTGCTCAGCGAATGTGGCATTCCGCCGGAAGTGTACGATTTCCGGCATCTCGAGTGGTACGGTCGTGTGAACCTGCTCAAGGGCGGACTGACATTCGCCGATATGGTGGTCACGGTCAGCCCGACCCATGCGCAGGAGCTGCGCACCGCCGGCGGCGGTTTTGGGTTGCACGAAGTGTTTCAGTGGCTCGGTACCCGTTTCACCGGCATTACCAACGGCATCGATCAGTCGGTCTGGGATCCGTCGCAGGACGATCAGATCACGGCGCGATTCACCATCGACGATCCGGCCAACAAGGCTCGCTGCAAGGCGGCGTTGCAGCGTTCGTTTGGCTTGCCTCAGCGTCGCAAGATGCCGCTCTTCGGATTCACGGGAAGATTGGTCGCGCAAAAGGGGCTCGATCTGCTGCTCAACTCGCATCGTGTGTGGACACTCGATGCGCAGTTCGTTTTCCTGGGTGCTGGTGAATCGCGATTCGAACAGGCGTTGCTGGCGCTCGCGCAGGCGCGCCCGCGTCATGTCGGTGTGCAGCTCGATTTCACCGACCGCATGGAGCATCGTCTCATGGCTGGCGTCGACATCTTCCTGATGCCGTCACAGTACGAACCCTGCGGTCTCACGCAGTTGCGTGCACAGCGCTATGGGGCACTGCCGGTGGGTCGTCGTGTCGGTGGCATCGCCGATACCATCGAAGACGATGTGACGGGCTTTTTGTTCGACGAATTCACGCCAACGAGCTTCGATCAGGGCATCTCACGCGCCCTGGCCCGTTTCTCGGATCCGGCGGCCTGGGCGGCCCGCATGCGTGCGGCCATGAAGCGAGACTTTGGCTGGGAGCGGGCCGCGGAACGGTATGCCAGCGTGTATCAGCGGGCGACCGAGCGGGCGCAGCAGCGCGGCGCTTCGCAGAGCTGA
- a CDS encoding GxxExxY protein: MIRCAYDVRRQLRPGLAEVLYRRALVLELEEQRLSVKTEVPYAVWYRGQVIGTYRADVVVDERIIVEVKHVDRLVQAHRDQLHNYLRIAELRVGLLVNFGVRSEVRRVENWQFGDSVPPARLMPMEGEGIGRELEWIEGLPAGRRCAARTQHEGKGKQQGTAKIGQKQKIEIENNQRPEGNR; the protein is encoded by the coding sequence GTGATCCGGTGCGCTTACGACGTGCGCCGGCAGTTGCGCCCGGGGCTCGCCGAAGTGCTCTACCGTCGAGCGCTGGTCCTCGAATTGGAGGAGCAGCGCCTTTCGGTCAAAACGGAGGTCCCGTATGCCGTGTGGTACCGCGGCCAGGTGATTGGGACTTACCGCGCCGATGTCGTGGTCGACGAACGCATCATCGTGGAAGTGAAGCACGTCGACCGGCTGGTACAGGCACACCGCGACCAGCTACACAACTACCTGCGCATTGCGGAACTCCGCGTCGGATTGCTCGTGAACTTCGGTGTGCGAAGCGAGGTCCGTCGCGTGGAGAACTGGCAGTTCGGCGATTCGGTGCCGCCGGCTCGGCTCATGCCGATGGAAGGGGAGGGAATTGGAAGGGAATTGGAATGGATTGAAGGGTTGCCTGCCGGGCGCCGCTGCGCGGCGCGAACACAGCATGAAGGCAAGGGAAAGCAGCAGGGAACTGCCAAAATCGGGCAAAAACAAAAAATAGAAATTGAAAACAACCAACGACCGGAAGGAAATCGGTGA
- a CDS encoding DUF3536 domain-containing protein: protein MGTHSVIIHQHLYQPPREDPWFEVVDTERSAAPDHDWNARITRECYTRLASAAAYRLTGRDAVPSPGEPDAKAGLARLINLYAWCSFDVGATLCEWLDSEAPHVLHAMQAGDAASVARWGHGNAIAAPYHHVILPLASPRDRITEIRWGIRDFTRRFGRAPEGFWFPECAINEETLEAAAAEGIRYTVLAPYQVQGHDGSGMPVRWRGASGRELIIVPYDGALAGDVAFGGLLRDSGALAGRLTPYRGQELTSARCTTLATDGETFGHHHHGGDSTLAEALSLVARRTHSRLTNLGALVAQHAPHADVSIVSPSAWSCSHGVERWRSNCGCRIDGGKPPAQQWRGPLRHAMEQLAVRCQEVFEREGATLFAADPWSVRDAYGEVVAFDGEKLGAFVAQHVRSGLSTEERQRAAELLELSRASLRTFTSCAWFFDEVDRIEVRQVLGYVARCVELSGAAARITPDLLRWLSLATNGSPGAISAADVFVRDVMPHVAPELRAAAGAMALTAAGLHATSIGAFDVRVTSQDSLWQVEVVHRRTARRSFAVGAVSGAGSELRVRTGIRGSDPGSWVELFVHDLPEQVARALLLVHAADDNALLGDPLSTDRAGE from the coding sequence ATGGGCACACATTCCGTCATCATCCATCAACACCTGTACCAACCGCCACGCGAGGATCCGTGGTTCGAGGTGGTCGACACCGAACGATCGGCAGCGCCCGATCACGACTGGAATGCGCGCATCACGCGCGAGTGTTACACCCGTCTGGCGTCAGCGGCCGCCTATCGGCTCACGGGGCGTGATGCGGTCCCGTCACCGGGGGAACCGGATGCGAAGGCCGGACTGGCACGCCTGATCAATCTCTACGCCTGGTGTTCCTTCGATGTAGGGGCCACGCTGTGTGAGTGGCTCGATTCCGAAGCCCCGCATGTGTTGCATGCCATGCAAGCCGGCGACGCTGCGAGTGTGGCACGCTGGGGACATGGCAATGCCATTGCGGCCCCGTACCATCATGTGATTCTTCCGCTCGCATCACCACGCGACCGAATCACCGAAATCCGCTGGGGCATCCGCGACTTCACACGTCGCTTCGGACGCGCGCCGGAAGGTTTCTGGTTTCCCGAGTGCGCGATCAACGAAGAGACACTCGAAGCAGCAGCGGCGGAGGGTATTCGTTACACCGTGCTCGCGCCGTATCAGGTGCAGGGTCACGATGGCAGCGGTATGCCGGTGCGGTGGCGCGGTGCCTCTGGACGTGAATTGATCATCGTGCCCTACGACGGTGCACTGGCTGGCGACGTGGCGTTTGGTGGATTGCTTCGCGACTCGGGAGCGCTGGCGGGGCGCCTCACACCGTATCGCGGCCAGGAATTGACGTCGGCGCGTTGCACGACGCTCGCCACCGATGGGGAGACGTTTGGGCATCATCATCACGGTGGTGATTCGACCCTGGCCGAGGCGCTGTCACTGGTGGCACGGCGCACGCACTCACGGTTGACGAACCTCGGGGCACTGGTGGCGCAGCATGCGCCGCACGCCGATGTGTCGATCGTATCGCCGTCGGCGTGGAGTTGTTCGCATGGTGTCGAACGATGGCGCAGCAACTGCGGTTGCCGCATCGATGGAGGAAAGCCTCCCGCGCAGCAATGGCGTGGCCCACTGCGCCACGCGATGGAACAGTTGGCTGTTCGATGCCAGGAGGTGTTCGAGCGCGAAGGGGCGACGCTGTTTGCCGCAGACCCGTGGTCCGTGCGTGATGCCTACGGTGAGGTAGTGGCGTTCGACGGCGAAAAGCTGGGCGCGTTCGTTGCGCAGCACGTGCGCAGTGGACTGAGCACAGAGGAGCGCCAGCGTGCGGCAGAACTGCTGGAGCTCTCACGCGCATCGCTGCGCACCTTCACGTCGTGCGCGTGGTTTTTCGATGAGGTGGACCGCATCGAAGTGCGACAGGTCCTCGGCTACGTGGCGCGTTGCGTCGAGTTGAGTGGCGCCGCAGCGCGTATCACACCGGACTTGCTGCGGTGGCTGTCTCTCGCCACCAATGGATCACCTGGCGCGATCTCGGCAGCGGATGTGTTCGTGCGCGATGTCATGCCCCACGTCGCGCCGGAACTTCGAGCAGCGGCAGGAGCGATGGCCCTGACCGCAGCGGGTCTTCATGCCACATCCATCGGTGCTTTCGACGTACGCGTCACCTCGCAGGATTCGCTGTGGCAGGTCGAGGTCGTTCATCGTCGGACAGCCCGCCGAAGCTTCGCGGTTGGCGCTGTCTCGGGCGCTGGCTCCGAGCTCCGTGTACGAACAGGGATTCGTGGGTCCGACCCCGGCAGCTGGGTCGAGCTCTTTGTGCACGATCTGCCGGAACAGGTGGCCCGCGCGCTCCTTCTCGTGCATGCGGCCGACGACAACGCGTTGCTCGGCGACCCTTTGTCGACTGACCGGGCTGGGGAGTGA